From the genome of Saccopteryx bilineata isolate mSacBil1 chromosome 6, mSacBil1_pri_phased_curated, whole genome shotgun sequence, one region includes:
- the SCAND1 gene encoding SCAN domain-containing protein 1: MAATEPGLAATGSPAPPREKEEEPDQNSGPERNSADSLSTPEAPPPVSEPSGLHAPVPEAIPPRPAAAPAALQLPLGAAVLGSAALAEAAPRSPPGPGASQPGPETFRQRFRQFRYQDAAGPREAFRQLRELSRQWLRPDIRTKEQIVEMLVQEQLLAIMPEAARARRLRRRTDVRITG, from the coding sequence ATGGCGGCGACCGAACCAGGCTTGGCGGCCACTGGGAGCCCCGCGCCGCCgcgggagaaagaggaagaacccGACCAGAACTCAGGCCCGGAGCGTAACTCTGCGGACTCCTTGTCGACCCCTGAGGCGCCACCGCCTGTCTCCGAACCATCCGGCCTCCACGCCCCTGTCCCCGAAGCGATTCCTCCGCGTCCTGCGGCGGCCCCCGCGGCCCTGCAGCTGCCCCTTGGAGCCGCAGTTCTGGGGTCCGCAGCGTTGGCTGAAGCCGCTCCGCGCTCCCCTCCAGGCCCCGGCGCCTCCCAGCCTGGCCCGGAGACGTTCCGCCAGCGTTTCCGACAGTTCCGTTACCAAGACGCGGCGGGCCCGCGAGAGGCGTTCCGGCAGCTGCGGGAACTCTCTCGCCAGTGGCTGCGACCCGATATCCGCACAAAAGAGCAGATCGTGGAGATGCTGGTGCAAGAGCAGCTGCTCGCCATCATGCCCGAGGCGGCGCGGGCCAGGCGGCTTCGCCGCCGTACGGATGTTCGCATCACCGGCTGA